The genome window aatgtataaaaataacgtACCCCTCgtgaagataaataaaactatagtTATAGTATGTggtattattatgtattattaattatgtagtATAATAGtgagattaaaataaaacatatatttatgtacgcATTAAATTTTGTACACTTAAATTATATACACGATTATACATAACATGATACATGATAACTTATATACATGAAAAATGACATAAACGTTTAACAGaacttacaaaattataaaagttttaataaGGAAATGGTTACGGCGTACTTTTGAAAATCTTGTCGCGTAGCCCAAGTGGAGAATCACTGATCTagaataaagaattttaatttctaagatAATTATGACGAAGTTATATAGAGCTTCGTTTGAAAATCATTATTCTTAATTTGGTTATTCAATAATTTCGAGGATGGTTGAAATATGTAGTTTCCAGATTCATAAAAAAAGGCTCTTCTATTTCACGCTCTTTCCagtttatcgtttatttaGATAACAATATAACACAATGGAGCGCGATGATCCTGTTATTCGCTCATCTGCAGTTTTCACAGCCACGACAATTAACGgagaaattttcgaattgTCCTCGAAGCATTCAGTATTGTTCCAATAAGAAAAGTCGGTCGTATTTTTCACTGTATCGATAATGGTTTTTTCAATGTGACCAGAACGTAGAACAACGATCTCACAATAATCGGCTGTATATATCCCGTTAAGCCATTTACACCGATACTTTGTTGGCCTGTCAAGCTGCCATAAAGTCGCAAACTTATCACCAAGCTTACTTCTAGTATATTCTATTTATCAACGAGCATCTACGTGTCCATTCTTTGCAACAATCCTCGCAATTTCTCCATTCGCCTGTCCTCGCGCATTGATTCTTCGGACGCTATCTCTGCTGGATAAAGATTCATATTCAACATATTGCACGTTACGTTGTAGTGAGATAAATGGTTGCTCTATTGGTGGTTGGAGAGCCTCTTACATGTAGAGTAGCGTAGATGAAGATGAAGACAAGGTAGACAATATGTTTGTCGCTGTTGTTGTTTTTCGAGAATATTGAATACGATAAATAAGATCTGTCAATGAGTGGAAAACTTTTCAGCGACCTTCAGATTACCCTTAGATAAGAAATTATCCATTTATGATTGTAGAAACTCGTGATTCAGTcgagtatatttaaatattatgataataacttataatgttggCTGAATTGttgacatatttttttatttaacagaTTGTTTCTTTATCTTCTATTTTGAGACTGGTACCGgaaattattcatataaattataattgtagtACTCTGTGCAGCTTGTGTCGCGTATGTACAATTACAGGAGTctctaattaaaaataacaagtaTAAAGCATAATAAATGTTCGTAAAGGTTCACGAGTCAACCTCCTTCCGGAGAATGGGCctctttaaaaatgtttaccCGTATAAAGGCGTTTGTACAACTCTCGAGTACAGCACTCGCGGTAACGAGCTACAAATTGACGTAATTGCAACGAAAGCAATTAATAGTCGAATCGTATACATGCACGATGCTTAtgattcttcaaaattttaatcatgacttgaaatttataatgatatttatttgctacgaacgaaaatatttatctcgGTCGATCATTATAGCTGGTACTAGTAGACTGAGAATTGTTatggaaatttgtatttttacgaatctaattaataaacaaatggactctaagtagaaattttatttcatccatcgtatattatagaaattactatactttggatattttgtatatgtttGCACATTGCGtgtattttttccatttttactacttatataaatctatttatataaataaatactattaaatctaccttttttttttttttgaaaattttaaatttcctacaaatgaacaaaaatttcCAGTCTATACATTAGTATAgtcgtataattattataagacGATGTTGTAGAACAAAGTAGCATTAATATTTCTCCACCGTCAAGCataaaatacagaattactTATCATCAATAACAAACTTCTCCGCGAAATCCAATCAAGATGAATCATGAGAATAGGCACCATGGATTCCTTTAatataactataaatatacgtatggTATACCGATGACCCTCTCGTATTAGTTAGGAATATAGCGGTCTATTAGCTCGATGTGAAAGCGGTGGAGCGAATGAAGACGCAGAAATGGGTCAAactaacattttctttttatgaaatattgacGTTGATGGGACACTGTGAAATTCAATTACGCTGCGGAAGCCTTAGTGGACATTTGATATTTCATGTGCACAATGCCTATGGCGCGATGTGACGTATCGAAAGGCTCATTttaaaagagaaatgaaagagCCCTAGTAGGGGTCTTTGCACTTGAAATTCTACCCTCCTCCCACGTAGATCCAATAAATAACTGGCCTTTGCAGAAGGATTACGGGCGAAAGGATGTTGTGCGTTATCTTTCAATGTTTTCAAACCATCTTTCTGTCTATATTACTGCAAGATTTATATACCAAACATAACTTGATTCTATCGCGATCGGTAATTTCCTTACATTCGTGAAGTTAAAAAtcactttaattaaaattaaaattacaagtaGAAAGAGTAGATCTACGATTGATTGGGATTTCCGTAATTGACCAAAGGatacgaataataaaatttcttgtaaGATGTTATACTTGCGATTACttgttatttgaaattaaaaagaaaataccccataaagaaaaaatatctaaGTTTTTCTATAGCTCAGTATTGTTTCCTTGTATCTTTCTGTTATTTCAGGAAATGATGTAATTTTACGTCAGTGACTGAACgcgttatatatacatatgtgacTCTATCAAACAACTTAGCAAATGTATTGTCTGCCAACAAAtattatacgaatattaaaGCTATTATCGGATGTGACAAAAACACtgttatttaattaagatcataattaatttaaaaagaccAATGGCTTCTCCATTAATCACtatcgaattattaatttatttcgaagAGGTCTTTATCTCTTGCAGCTCATTATACGAAAGTTCATTAATCAGAAAGTTCTATCTTCTAATCTTTAATCCtaagaagaattatttatgGCACCTTTCAAACGACGCTAtatttttcttgaattttCCTCGAACGTTTCATCTTTTTACATCGCATCTCTTCCGTAGAAAATGGTTGCGGAAAAATACGATAAGCTCGAACCTGAGCTGAAAGaggaattgaaaaaaattgccCAGCAAATCGTGGCACCTGGAAAAGGAATCCTCGCTGCGGATGAATCGACAACAACGATCGGCAAGCGTCTTAAGGACATCAACGTTGAGAATACCGAGGACAACCGCCGAGCTTACAGACAACTTCTTTTCACCAGTGCTAAGGTATAATTTCTAtctatttattcaattatttcctATCTTATCATTTAGGAAAAAATTTGACTTTGTTTAAGTACTGATAGTTACCAGTATTCGAATATTGTCAAACttacgttcgaagaaatcgatGCGCAGTTCTTTCAAACCTTCCTGATTTCTCAGATTTGTGAAGAGATATAATCGGCGATGACTTCgtagatattttaaattcaagaAGATGGAAGTTAATTCATTTCATTGACAGAGCAATCATTCTACGAAGAAAAGATCTTTACAACTCAGGAATGCTTCTGATATTTCTTCTCCTACATTTCGTTTTCTCAAATTTGTGATTTATCATATCTTTCAAACCATAAATTTGTAAGAAGAAACAAACAATCTTGAAGTCTAAGGTTATGCTCTAAATTATATCCTTCGAATACTTTGGAAATATTCTATCTGCTACTTTCAAACGTTGTTAAGTAtatacttcaaatattttgcCTTTCTATATCATCAGCGTGTAAAATTTACATACCAAATAtattcgttcaatttttctttaataatctattttatttatcttttaaagGACACCATCGGCCAGCACATCTCTGGTGTTATCCTGTTCCACGAGACTCTCTACCAGAAGGCCGACGATGGAACACCATTCGTTGAGCTCTTGAAGCAACGTGGCATCTTGCCAGGTATCAAAGTGGACACGGGTGTGGTACCATTATTCGGCACCGACGATGAATGCACCACTCAGGGTCTCGACGGTCTTCAGGCCCGTTGCATCCAATACAAAAAAGATGGATGTCAATTTGCCAAATGGAGATGCGTGTTGAAGATCAAGAAGGACTGTCCTAGCAAGCTCGCCATCTTGGAGAACGCTAACGTCTTGGCTCGTTATGCTTCCATCTGTCAGAGTGCTAGAATCGTGCCAATTGTCGAGCCCGAGATCTTGCCTGACGGTGATCATGACCTTGCCCGTTGCCAACAAGTCACGGAAGAGGTTCTGGCCGCTGTGTACAAGGTGAGGGAAATCTGCATATTGATCTGATTTGTTTCGTGTAGGGATACTGGCGTCTTGCCTCGTTTATTCGATAGATAGAAGCAATAGCGATGCACAAAGTCGTTAGTATAATTGGAATCGATTATAGCTATTTGattgaaaatagaagaaaatgccATAAGGCAAGATAGGATGGTTTCAGAGTCTCTTACGTTGTGGTATTGGTCGTGTAGGTTGCACGCTATAGATATACTTTTCTCTTAGAATGGGATCTATTAtccaatattttctattttctgtaaaataaatgctgtaatatttctatcgagacatcaattttaaaaatataaatttacgaagttatattatttaaatgaagCGTTAGCCATACTAGCAATCTGTTAGACATGTTGCTTATGACTCTTGTTTTCACTATAGAAATATGAAGAATTTGAAAGTAATTAACTTTAGTTTGACGCTTTTTTATGTCCAGTTATTTAATTGTAgagatttcatttcttctttttattgagAAGTTGAAATTTCATCATATTTGACGTTTCAGGCACTCTCTGATCATCATGTGTACCTCGAAGGTACCCTTCTGAAGCCGAATATGGTAACACCAGGACAGAGCTGCCCGAAGAAAGCATCTCCTCAAGAGATCGCAGCTGCTACCGTGACCGCTTTACTGCGCACTGTGCCACCTGCAGTACCTGGAATCACCTTCCTCAGTGGTGGTCAATCAGAAGAGGAGGCATCCGTGAACTTGGACGCAATCAACAAGTTCCCAGCGAACAAACCTTGGGCACTGACCTTCAGCTACGGTCGTGCTCTTCAAGCCTCTGTTCTCCGTGCATGGGGAGGCAAGAAGGAACAAATTGCTGCAGGCCAGGAAGAACTTCTCAAGAGGGCTAAGGTAACTTTCAAGCTATGTTATCTTATTTCAGATTTCCTTctttatgttttataatttcgaaGCATCTCTCTTACTCTTTGATGTGTGCTGCTATGTCAgtagaataaatttttcttacttcttttttattattgtgaTTAACTTAGTTTGACTTATCTATGTTTTTTTTCTGTATGTAATTTTGTGTACAAAAGTTTactaaaatatcttttctctttctatgtGCTATTTATGGGGATTTAGACTATTACCTTTCTTCTCTACATGTATTTTGCCAtcacttctttttttctctagCTATTGCACTTTTcagctttttcttttaatacttAGAAACTTTCCTTTCATCTTTATATAGTCctatctttttacatttttacatcttatatacacatatactatagttttcatttcttttatatttagatCCTATTCTAGTTTATTTTGTTAGGTTTAATTAttactgttttatttaatctctactttctttttatcatttgtTTTTTGCATGTATATATACTGTGTGATTGTTTAGGCAAATAGTCTAGCCAGCTTAGCCAAATACTCTGCTGGTAGCATTGCTAGTGCAGCTGCAAATGCCTCTCTCTATGTGAAATCTCATGCCTACTAaactctcttctttttctgagACATGTTTCCATAGTAAGTATCGTAGATAAGTTCTGTACATATTTGCTTTTCTATGTGTtcatattatatgtacatactgaTAACATTAAgtgtatttaaatacatattgttACTAATTATCGTTTCTAATTGTAAGTtactgttaattaattattatacactCCACAAAATTATATCCACAAAATAAATGTTGACCAAAAAATTGTCGGCGGCACACTTTTTATGTAAGATGCGATAAAACGTCAATAAAAATCGTATATCAACTTTTTAGATATCGTTGCAAAGGGGAGACTTGCCTTTTCTTTACAAGAAACGattcattttttaacgaatttcaAAAAAGATTTTCTAAACTTTGTAGAGTCGTTCGAATTTGTCaaatctaaaaagaaaaaagcaactttaattttccatttttgttttataatataaatgatatgatatatgaaagaatttttgagaatttttttaCCCTTTAAAATGAATCCAGGTAGACCGTTGTACGATTTTCCTTCACGAAATTATAGCAATTCAAAATCGATAACTTTCCAGTTTTCAGtgatcttttaattttgtgGAGTAGTGTATTAATATAAAGTTTgtctaaaatatattcttgtatTTATAGGCTAACAGCGAATCGGCACTCGGCAAATACGCTGGTGGTGTGGCGGGAGCTGCTGGTAACGCAGCGCTTTTCGTCGCGAACCACGcgtattaaataatcattagACATCGATAAGGATTAGACAATTAGATCGTTCGTCGAACATCGTCAACGTCGATTACCGTTGCCGGCATGAAAACATTATCATCGACAGTGAGGATGGGGGGGAACGAATGGAGAAAGACTCAAAAAACACTTCGAAATCTCGAAACACAAAATACGATCGCGCAGCttctgtataattttgtttttattaaaaaaaaaaaaaaaaaacaataaaccTTGAAATCGAATCAATTGAATTTTAACTAGTCGCAATAATTGGTACGTTTTCACGTAATTTTCAATCGATATGAAATTTTGACAATGCGTTTTAATCTCGAATATGGAGAAGCTGAGGGATATAGATCATGTTTTACGATAAAACCTATTTCTCAGGATCACGCTGCTGTCGATCACTATCGATTCTCTTCATCGATTGTCGTGTTTCTAAGGAAACAAGCTACGAACGATCGCCGCTATTCTTCCTGCTTTTACACTTTCTATTCTAACCTTCTGCGCTATCCTTTCACTCTTTTCCTCGCCTTTATGTTCGTTCTGTCTAGGATTACATGATGCGACAAAGAGTGTTTAACGTATGTTTCATCGAAACATCTGgcgaagaaatagaagaaactcTGAAGATTTACGACAATCTTGGAGAGAATGTGGTCGGCATGTATGTACGCAAACCTATTGGGTAAAGTCAGTTGAAAAAGGTACAGGACAAAATACAGATAAAGATTGTTTAACAGATCGTGAACAGATTTCGTGACATTCGAATTACGCATGCGttattatattctgtaacaCTACGGATAAAAAgcagatatatatattatatatattgtcaatgtcgttataatattctacgtgtataaaaagaagcaaaaaaataaaaaaataaaaaaaaagacaaagtaaaaatacatattaaatgTTGTTTGTTAGTAAATGAGTCAAATATTATGAAGTCGTAATAATTATGTCATCTAcctatacaaaataaatatcttatatattatagatataaGTAACGTATTGAAAAGTATCTCGTACATCGATGTTATatctaatattttcattgtaaTCTAGGTCACCAAATACACTGTGGAGGGTATCTATTGTGTCTCTTTATTTTAAACCCACCTCaaaacatatatacattttcaacatCTTATAATTTGAGCGCTGTGATATTGTTCAAATTCTCGTAAATAATGGTcattaaaaatgatttcaatatttattttataacgttaacattattatattacaaaagaGCTTCATCGGGTAATTGCAAATTCAATGAATGATACATTTTCTGCgtgcaatttatttctatataattttcgtttcttttacaCTTGTTactaaaatgtaattcttacCACATTAATTTcttgattttatttgaattttatttaaagtgcCTTTTAAGTGAAAATTAAgttcaataattaaaataagaaattccctaaattatattacattcatCTGTTGACCGAGTGTATATACGATGTGCATactacataaaaataaatttttcacgatTAACCATTATTCTTTTGGATTCATATTGTACAATTTACATTATCCTCTTCGTATCTACCTTCTTGTTCGATCGCTTAATCGCTCAGAACCAATAAAAAAGCAAAAGCTTATGTATTTAAATGCATTTACCCAAGTGTAAATTTGGATTggaaattgataattaaaaccatgttatttattaacagaaaaatactaatttacataatattttttagatattttatataaattgaaaatgatgtaaaaaattagtaaaacttctatgtataaaaaatgtattattaataaataaatctttatatgaaataaacaatttaataataaattaggaatttacatataataatttataatatcgtatttataataattataatatttttagtatgtATGGAGAAACTATTTTGAatcgtattttcattttagGTTATGTTTGCTTGTAAACATCGTGTATATACATAAGCACATATTCCGTCAGAgggataatataaataatatagtttaaaaaatatatcaataaaactcatataaaaatgaacgaCAGTAAACAAAATTCACATGATGAAGTTCCAGAAATCGTAAAAAATGCTGTATTGGTAAACAGTTCTCCCATTCCAGTTGAAACACCTATTGTGGAAGGTTGTGTAGCTtcatcaaaatataaaaaaatcaagCTTTAGAATATAGTCAGCAATTAAATAtgactaaaatattaaatgatattaatatatttcaggGTACGATTGGAACAAGGGAATTGATTATCATgctttatttaaaacatataaaaattctggcTTTCAAGCAACAAACTTTGGTTTAGCAGTGAATGAAATTCAACGAATGATAAATGCTAGAAACATTCCTCTTAAAGATGATCAAATTGATAGCTTGGAAGAAGATaagtttattgaaagaaaatcTTCATGCACAATATTTCTAGGATATACATCAAATATGGCTTCATGTGGAATTCGGGATACTATAAGGTTTCTTGTGCAACATAAAATGGTCTGTTAAAACATTTGGAAATCTTAATCCTGAATTCTATtgacaatttaaatatacactTGTGTTGTAGATCGACTGTATTGTAACTACAGCAGGTGGTATAGAGGAAGATTTCATAAAATGCTTAGCACCAACATACATAGGAGATTTCCATTTAGAAGGAAGAAGTCTTAGGGAACGTGGTATTAATAGAATAGGAAATTTGTTAGTacctaataataattactgtCTATTTGAAGATTGGGTTATGCCCATATTAGACACAATGTTGGCTgaacagaaagaaagagtatgatttaaaaaagaagcCAAACATTCTCTTTTAGGAAATTAAGTTCTTGAATATACATGAATTTTTAGGGTACGATTTGGACACCATCTAAAGTAATAGCAAGACTTGgtgtagaaattaataatgaagattcaatatattattgggctgcaaaaaataatattcctgTGTTTAGTCCTGCTCTGACAGATGGCAGCCTTGGTGATATGATGTATTTCCATTCCTTTAGGAATCCAGGTCTAATTGTTGACATAGTATCAGGTTTGAACTTATAAAATAAGGTTTGAAATTTtcgtgtaatatatatatataaaatttattaaataatattat of Bombus fervidus isolate BK054 chromosome 1, iyBomFerv1, whole genome shotgun sequence contains these proteins:
- the Ald1 gene encoding fructose-bisphosphate aldolase isoform X1, which gives rise to MVAEKYDKLEPELKEELKKIAQQIVAPGKGILAADESTTTIGKRLKDINVENTEDNRRAYRQLLFTSAKDTIGQHISGVILFHETLYQKADDGTPFVELLKQRGILPGIKVDTGVVPLFGTDDECTTQGLDGLQARCIQYKKDGCQFAKWRCVLKIKKDCPSKLAILENANVLARYASICQSARIVPIVEPEILPDGDHDLARCQQVTEEVLAAVYKALSDHHVYLEGTLLKPNMVTPGQSCPKKASPQEIAAATVTALLRTVPPAVPGITFLSGGQSEEEASVNLDAINKFPANKPWALTFSYGRALQASVLRAWGGKKEQIAAGQEELLKRAKANSLASLAKYSAGSIASAAANASLYVKSHAY
- the LOC139997799 gene encoding probable deoxyhypusine synthase, coding for MNDSKQNSHDEVPEIVKNAVLVNSSPIPVETPIVEGYDWNKGIDYHALFKTYKNSGFQATNFGLAVNEIQRMINARNIPLKDDQIDSLEEDKFIERKSSCTIFLGYTSNMASCGIRDTIRFLVQHKMIDCIVTTAGGIEEDFIKCLAPTYIGDFHLEGRSLRERGINRIGNLLVPNNNYCLFEDWVMPILDTMLAEQKERGTIWTPSKVIARLGVEINNEDSIYYWAAKNNIPVFSPALTDGSLGDMMYFHSFRNPGLIVDIVSDLRRLNTMAMKAINSGMIIIGGGVVKHHICNANLMRNGADYAVFINTSSEFDGSDSGARPDEAVSWGKIRMDAKPVKIYAEASLVFPLLVGETFAQQYHSTREKIVSDV
- the Ald1 gene encoding fructose-bisphosphate aldolase isoform X2, whose translation is MVAEKYDKLEPELKEELKKIAQQIVAPGKGILAADESTTTIGKRLKDINVENTEDNRRAYRQLLFTSAKDTIGQHISGVILFHETLYQKADDGTPFVELLKQRGILPGIKVDTGVVPLFGTDDECTTQGLDGLQARCIQYKKDGCQFAKWRCVLKIKKDCPSKLAILENANVLARYASICQSARIVPIVEPEILPDGDHDLARCQQVTEEVLAAVYKALSDHHVYLEGTLLKPNMVTPGQSCPKKASPQEIAAATVTALLRTVPPAVPGITFLSGGQSEEEASVNLDAINKFPANKPWALTFSYGRALQASVLRAWGGKKEQIAAGQEELLKRAKANSESALGKYAGGVAGAAGNAALFVANHAY